A region from the Catellatospora sp. TT07R-123 genome encodes:
- a CDS encoding Rrf2 family transcriptional regulator → MKMSGGVEWALHCCFALTAATEPVPAVRLAQLHDVSPSYLAKQLQELSRAGLVRSVQGKAGGYLLTRPADQITVLDVVEAIDGPAAAFVCTEVRQRGPLATPPEQCTAPCGIAKVMYDADRAWRQSLRQVTIADLARATGPEAAAGVRAWLSTGRP, encoded by the coding sequence ATGAAGATGTCCGGCGGCGTGGAGTGGGCGCTGCACTGCTGCTTCGCGCTGACGGCGGCCACCGAGCCGGTGCCCGCCGTCCGGCTGGCGCAGCTGCACGACGTGTCCCCCAGCTACCTGGCCAAGCAGTTGCAGGAGCTGTCCCGCGCCGGGCTGGTGCGCTCGGTGCAGGGCAAGGCGGGCGGCTACCTGCTCACCCGCCCGGCCGACCAGATCACGGTGCTGGACGTCGTGGAGGCGATCGACGGGCCCGCGGCCGCGTTCGTGTGCACCGAGGTCCGCCAGCGCGGCCCGCTCGCGACCCCGCCGGAGCAGTGCACCGCCCCCTGCGGCATCGCCAAGGTCATGTACGACGCCGATCGCGCCTGGCGGCAGTCGCTGCGCCAGGTGACCATCGCCGACCTGGCCCGCGCCACCGGCCCCGAAGCCGCCGCCGGCGTCCGCGCCTGGCTGTCCACCGGCCGCCCCTGA
- a CDS encoding DEAD/DEAH box helicase, with product MTTPVRRPRRRPKAAPTARTAPTDAPAATARTAAIHAPTAPAGPDAQSFAELPLHPALARTLTDHGLTVPSPIQARSIADAVAGRDLLGRARTGSGKTLAFGLPMLTRLAGRRATARRPLALVLVPTRELAAQVGDALAPYAKAVGLRSVTVVGGLSLGRQSDQLRAGAEILIATPGRLIDLLERGACRLDEVGITVLDEADQMADMGFLPQVTSLLSATAPDGQRMLFSATLDGDVDRLVRRFLKNPARHSVETPAVAAATMQHHLLHIDAADKDTATAHIGARDGRVIMFVKTKHRADRVARRLLASGVTAAALHGGKSQPQRTRILDQFRSGAVNALIATDLAARGIHIDDLDLVVNIDPPTDAKDYLHRGGRTARAGRSGTVVTLVADHERRDAARLLAAAGVSARTTAVRPHDHELSRITGARTPSGTPAELPAAPARQAAEAETPGTRRTRSPRRRHR from the coding sequence GTGACGACCCCAGTACGCCGACCCAGGCGACGGCCGAAGGCCGCCCCGACCGCCAGGACCGCGCCCACCGACGCGCCAGCCGCCACCGCCAGGACCGCGGCCATCCACGCGCCCACGGCGCCCGCCGGGCCTGACGCGCAGAGCTTCGCCGAACTGCCGCTGCACCCCGCGCTCGCCCGGACGTTGACCGACCACGGGCTCACCGTGCCGTCACCCATCCAGGCACGCTCGATCGCCGACGCCGTCGCCGGACGGGACCTGCTCGGCCGCGCGCGCACCGGCTCCGGCAAGACCCTCGCCTTCGGGCTGCCCATGCTGACCCGGCTGGCCGGACGGCGCGCGACCGCCCGCCGACCCCTGGCGCTGGTCCTGGTCCCCACCCGGGAACTGGCCGCCCAGGTCGGCGACGCCCTGGCTCCGTACGCCAAGGCGGTCGGACTGCGCAGCGTGACGGTGGTCGGCGGCCTGTCCCTCGGCCGCCAGAGCGACCAGCTGCGCGCCGGCGCCGAGATCCTGATCGCCACCCCGGGACGCCTCATCGACCTGCTCGAACGCGGCGCCTGCCGACTCGACGAGGTCGGCATCACGGTGCTGGACGAGGCCGACCAGATGGCCGACATGGGCTTCCTGCCGCAGGTCACCTCGCTGCTGTCGGCCACCGCACCGGACGGCCAGCGCATGCTGTTCTCCGCCACCCTCGACGGCGACGTCGACCGGCTCGTCCGCCGCTTCCTGAAGAACCCCGCGCGGCACTCGGTCGAGACGCCCGCCGTCGCGGCTGCCACCATGCAGCACCACCTGCTGCACATCGACGCGGCCGACAAGGACACCGCCACCGCTCACATCGGCGCCCGCGACGGCCGGGTGATCATGTTCGTGAAGACGAAGCACCGCGCCGACCGGGTGGCCCGGCGGCTGCTGGCCAGCGGTGTCACCGCCGCCGCGCTGCACGGCGGGAAGTCCCAGCCGCAGCGCACGCGCATCCTCGACCAGTTCCGGTCCGGCGCCGTCAACGCGCTCATCGCCACCGACCTGGCGGCCCGGGGAATCCACATCGACGACCTCGACCTGGTCGTCAACATCGACCCGCCCACCGACGCCAAGGACTACCTGCACCGCGGCGGCCGCACCGCGCGCGCCGGACGCAGCGGCACCGTCGTCACCCTCGTGGCCGACCACGAGCGCCGGGACGCCGCCCGCCTGCTGGCGGCCGCCGGGGTCAGCGCCCGGACGACTGCCGTACGCCCGCACGACCACGAGCTGTCCCGCATCACCGGCGCCCGGACCCCGTCCGGCACCCCCGCCGAGCTTCCCGCCGCCCCCGCGCGGCAGGCAGCCGAGGCCGAGACGCCCGGCACCCGCCGCACCCGCTCGCCTCGCCGCCGACACCGCTGA